atagaaaTCCTAGTAAGATTATTATAAACTAgctgaaaatatttaaaagaaaaggaaGGCAGGCAAGAAGGCTAGGTGCAAAGTGAAATAAAGTTGCTAATACAGAATGAAAAACTAATTGCTGTTAAAAAGTAAAGAGTAAAATTACAAGAGTCACAGCTGCCCCGGTCACAGGGGAGGTGGCATTAAGTGTTACACTTGTCTGCTTGTACGTCACTTTGTGCATAATTGCATGCCTTTTTGGTGATATATACAAGCAGGGGCATCATATGTGTCCAATGGCCACATTCTCCATTTATTAACAAAGTGTATGTATTCATAATTTAGGaaaaatatgtttgtcataCAATACATTGGCtcttgtgacttggatggaaaatTTGGAAAATTTGACCTATTTGGCAAACGtatatttttttcctctttattgttaattattatGTTAATTAGCACTTAATAAATGTAACTATAAGGTATTATGTGTTTTAatcatatttgtattatttagaagagttgaaaaacaaaatctgaTTTTAGTGTTCTTATTTTTTCCTTAGTAATGTTTTCAATGTTAACATTAACTGTGTTGCAGGAAATTAATGAAGTAGGTAAAGAATTAGGAATAAAACCAATGGTTATTGCAGGGGAGGAGTTAGACCAAAGAGGATTTGGAGGCAAGTTTATAGTTGTAAAAGTTACTTCTAAATATTCTTTAATCTGAAAGAAATTTGAAGTAGATGGCAGGTCCATGGTTGTCTCTTTCTCAACTCTTTGATTAGAGATTTAGAGATTGACATCTAGAATAGACTCATAATTATTATGAAATTGACcaatatttattattgtatagAATAGATTCATATTTATTATAGTAAAGACTCATATTAATTATGAAAGACCTCATGTTGACCTGTCGTtgttaaattgatataaaattgttttattttttttaacaaaagtaaATGGTCTTACAGAACTCATTAGGTcgacaaatataaaattgaaatctaTTGACCTGATAGTTAATATATCTCTTTCTTAGTATGTACCCccaaaattgaaatgttaataaaagaGGGGGAGGACATGGGTAAGGGAGAcagggggtaggagaaaggagaaaggagaaaggagaggaaggctgggagaaaggagaaaaagtttgaaaaaataaaataaggagaagaggggtagaagaaaggagaagaggggtaggagaaaggagaagaggggtgggTGAAGGGAGAAGGGTACacctgtcctccccctcataAAAGGCAATGTGaaaatattgttgaatattttacaggctCTAATCCCAAGCCAATATCTGAGAGCAAAACTAAATCATAGGATATTTGGCTACAAAACTCATCAAACCAAATGCCAAAAAGAATCTGCAAAGAAGAAATTTTCCTTGACAAATTATACtgttatttacattaaaaaaaaaataataataggagattcaataaaatgtttagatatttgttttaactgtaaCTTCAGGAATATATAATGTGGGTAAGGCTGCTGTCAATGCCCCAGCATTAGCTGTACTAAGTCATAAACCCACTACTGCCACCAAAACCATTGCTTGGGTTGGAAAAGGCATAGTTTTTGATACTGGTGGATTATGTATAAAAACGAAGGTAAGATCTCAGTCTTTTTTTGATTATTCTGATTACCCCtgtaattttgattatataaccataaattttctatctttttttaaattcagataTTCTTTGTTTAGCAGACATTTTAAACTAGcaagattataatttttcaaataacattttaatgcTAAAGATCTTGTAACATTTGTCACTTTTTGTGTTGCGTAAGGTGCTTTATAAGTTTATGCCCCCTCTGTTAAAGACTAAagcatttaacaaaataaataacaaaatgtgttgtaattGTAATGCTGTGTTTAATATTATTCTTGCAATAATTGTATGTTGACATATCTCCTGATGTTTAATCTATTAAGCtgtcataaaattttaatatatttatgaatgtACAGattttgtgaagctttttaccTTGAAATGAACAATGATATAAAGAAGAAAAATCTCAGACCTTTTTCTCTGAATCTGATTTTGGTTAGGTCCCTTTCTTTCCTATAAAAGTCAAAGTTGATATTCTGTAATTCTAGAACTatgttttcttaaaaacaaGGAAGTTTGAATGGATATTGCTGTATAACATCTATTTGTCACATTTCAGACAGGCATGTGTGGTATGAAGAGAGATTGTGGTGGAGCAGCAGGAATACTGGGAGCTTTCTATGCAGCAGTTAAACTGGTAAATAAGCAATTCATAAATAAGGTCAGATaaggaatttagaattaatagATACAGAATTATTCACAAAAACATCTGGTAGTTACAGGAATTTTGATTAATGAATCTTGATACCAGGGTCATAAGGAATATTGAAGCCCCTGAAAATTTCCTTGGGGTTCAATTTTCCATATGAAACTGGTATACCGTTATCAAAATTAAGGTTTTGATTAAAGAGCCTTAATGAATTTTATGATACTTGTCACTTGATCAACTGTTAAAACTGACATGAGgaacttttttaaatgtttgagatGAGGAATTTTCTGTCGGCAGTATTGAAATAATGGGCAAATGAGAGacaaaatgttttttcataTAAACGTTTTATCTAATATTGTTTCTAAACATGTATTGTGTGTTGAttaggaaataaacatatttgatttgaattgattttgatttatttaggGTTTTAAAGAGAATCTTCATGCTGTGTTCTGTCTAGCAGAGAATGCTGTGGGGCCTACAGCGTGCAGACCAGATGATGTATTTACAATGTATTCAGGATTGTAAGTCTTTTAAACAGTTAAAGGacagataacaaaaaagataaaagaaaagaGTTTAACAATACCAAAAAAACGCAAGAaaaaacacaacactaaaagaTCTTAAAACTGAGAAACATAATCCCAATTAAGAGAAGTTTATACATGACCAGCTGAGATAACTAGTTATATGTTAACTGATGGTCACTGACATGTTTTACCTGTCAAATAAGGTACAAATGAAAGCTGTTTAATGTATAGaatagataaaatatatgtaatgcAGGGTACATTGTAAGTCTGTTCTTTTATTCACTTGAACCTGTCACTCATGATATATTTGTGTTTGTAGAACAGTTGAAATAAACAACACTGATGCTGAAGGTAGACTGGTTTTAGGAGATGGGGTAAGTTATTCTACCTGGATTATTGCAGAGATCATTTAGCTGATAAGTTCTATTGCTgctttgtatttaattttatataatttaattttgggtGTAACATGTCTTCTGCTTGGCTGatgatattttgttatgagcccatagacataatttagtcatgtgaccgtgatgtcatcaacattttttcatggttttctacggtttaaaaaggaatttagaattaaattataagaaatgactgtaatattttttctgtcttttcgaaataacataaaatatttggtgcacactgttaaataagcCGCTACatgcgttattcagtgtgcaccaaatattttatgttatttcttcatagacttaaaaaatattacagtcattccttaaataaaaaaatacttatattttaACTATGAGCATAAATagaatgaatattttaattttcctgtACTGGTATCTGATGCTTTCCTTGCAcattatgttaatttttttttcacatttaaataCTGCTACCTTTATATTATTTCATCTAATGTCATGTAGGATTAAACTTCTTCCCATTCCAATGTTCATCGCTAATtcgattttcaaaaatattgacAGATTCTGCACAAACTATTCCTGTTGACAGACTATTCTTTTGATCAATGATCCTTTGTGAAAATGAATGAAGATGTGTATTTGGGTCAGTCCAAATATATCACTCCTTAGCTTTTTATCAGGATTAAACTCTTTAATTTCCACTGGGGATCTCTTCCTAGGTTTCTTACTGGTTACACACAGACATTAAATTCattcaagaaaaaatatatttcaaactgTTACTTTCTGCAGAGAGGAAAGATGTGCcttcacatttttgttaatgttcaACTTATcctacatttttgtttaaattaatgaaataaaatttagaagTTAGCTATGCAAACTGTCAAAATCTACTGATTGACTTTAATTGTATTGATAGGTAGCATATGCAAGGAAAGATTTAAAGGCCGATATTATTGTTGACATGGCAACATTAACTGGTGCTCAGGGAATTGCCACTGGTAAGTTTATTGTAGTCATGACAGAATTACTACTGGTTATTTCTTTGGATTATtgatataatatgaaaataagaagatgaggtatgattgtaAATGGGAAAACTAGAGACCAAAGAATGTAGAAGGTTAGCAACTATAGGTTATGGTACCACatcaatattttcattacaCTTTCAGTATAATGTAAATGGTTAGCATTGAATTTGTTGTCACAAACCCATAATATGTAATGAAAGACtttattttaaggttttatAGAGATCTGTTGAAAGCTAGTTAAtgatcaatttgaaaacatcAATCTAATTTTTCTTTCTTGTAGGTAAATATCATGCTAGCATACTAACAAACAACGAAGATTTAGAATTAGCCTGTATTAGTGCTGGAAGAGTTTCTGGTGACCTTGTCCACCCAGTGCCATATTCACCAGAACTTCATTATAGTGAATTTGCCAGTTCAGTTGCTGACATGAAAAACTCGGTAGcggtaagaatttttttttatggtttggTGTAACACATTCATATTATTGTAAGAAAtggctttaaatatttttccaaaAGAATTTTTGACTGTCCAAACTCTCTTAAGGTAAAAATCACCATGATCTAAAAAgtcttttttgtttcaaaaattccaATAGTGAACATATATCATATCATTgtagtaaaaaaattattttcaagatGTTTTGGGCATTGGCCTTCttcagtttctttttcttttcaactACATGCATGGTACACAATTTTACTTTCTCTATCTTTAagttatttacatgttttataatgtataacatgtttaataaaaaaaattgaaatcacaattaaatatatctttcaataagaaagattataaacaaaataatacaatagcTGATGCCTTAAAATACTTACCTATAGTATATATAAGAGGGTTTTTACATGGGGTTACCTTCCTgacaaataacagaaaaaaggtCTTGCAAAATGACATTAATGGTAATTTTTAGTTTagataaaatgtacatttcttATAGGCGAGAAAAGCATGGACTGATTTTGAAGAATCCAAAAATGACGATAACGATAATTATTTGAGACATCTGACGAATTActataagaatattttaatgaatcacggtaaaattttaaccaatttgacgCTAGTGGTAGCCAAAAATGCCTGTTTGACACCTGATGGTAAAAGCATAActgatataaatgatataataagtataagtatacattttaaactattttattcatcatatccaggcccgtagccaggaatttccaaggggggtttgttggactcacaaactcgactttaacagtcacaattcaaacaaaacattgactttaacagtgcttatttgttttcaaagggggggggggtttcgTCCGAACCCCTGAACCCTCCCTGGCTACAGGTATGATATCACTCAGTTCTTTGGATATCTGTTTGTTGACACTGAAACTTGAGGAGAAATCAAATATGATGATTATAAATGCAATCATTTTCATCACACACATACACTGTCCTTTGCCAATTAAAATGTAAGATCTACTTGATCAGTTGAAATAATACTGCTAATAACTATAGGAAAATATCTGTTTTTGATTGCATTGTATATCAGGGCCTCaggggattttttttgtaactacGTGTATTCACTCTTTGAATAGataattcattattattattacatgtattaattattaatactgttattttttgtattacagGATAGAGGCAATGCCCAAGTATCTTGCGCTGGACTATTTATTGGTTCTCATTTAGGTTTTACTTATCCAGGAATGTGGTTGCATATAGATATGGCT
This is a stretch of genomic DNA from Mytilus trossulus isolate FHL-02 chromosome 6, PNRI_Mtr1.1.1.hap1, whole genome shotgun sequence. It encodes these proteins:
- the LOC134721773 gene encoding probable aminopeptidase NPEPL1, which produces MVAATLKFEGTLTPSDPQKNSVLIIGQPRYLLKIKYSDVKVKLEPRVDEETFKKALDSNSEICALWLNNATLAQLPVKCSRHNTPSRAHALTKMVKSCLRGGDEFVVIVCEKKDVVATGCGVARALPLYHGKSASVSPQKVTVQFLLANEDSQTPLSQSELDCLTAQAHGIRLSAKIVDIPCNIMHTNTFLEEINEVGKELGIKPMVIAGEELDQRGFGGIYNVGKAAVNAPALAVLSHKPTTATKTIAWVGKGIVFDTGGLCIKTKTGMCGMKRDCGGAAGILGAFYAAVKLGFKENLHAVFCLAENAVGPTACRPDDVFTMYSGLTVEINNTDAEGRLVLGDGVAYARKDLKADIIVDMATLTGAQGIATGKYHASILTNNEDLELACISAGRVSGDLVHPVPYSPELHYSEFASSVADMKNSVADRGNAQVSCAGLFIGSHLGFTYPGMWLHIDMAAPVHNGERATGYGVALLTTLFGSQSQNPLLQYIAPSIAIQEVMDVDCEESDAKKQKS